From Podospora bellae-mahoneyi strain CBS 112042 chromosome 3, whole genome shotgun sequence, the proteins below share one genomic window:
- the GYP8 gene encoding GTPase-activating protein gyp8 (EggNog:ENOG503NYCP; BUSCO:EOG092642UD; COG:T): protein MDMMLGPEPETNTADFDEKPIKMEDPIDEKPPDPKDEAAEQKKKEILRACKTRDFAALRTLAASPGGFLTDTIRQQAWPLLLGIPPPSDTKPEEEEEEKEDWKSLPPHKDESQVQLDVNRAFVYYPNDQNDTQLSHSKTLLSTLIIRTLRHHPYLSYFQGYHDICQVLLLTLPPALQPAALAHLSLLRIRDFMLPNLHPAIAQLRLLPDILRSSDPELWQHLSSTEPFFALSGTLTMYAHDITSLGEITRLFDVLLARDPVFSLYLFAAIVRSRRGELLDIPEDEPEMLHSVLSKLPQPLDLEGLISQAVELEREYPPEGLRGWGRGISRWSVLKTGRGEGIYRQGLEEGREAFEKQVRELEWRERVARVGEVVRRNRGVVRGIGFAVLVAVVGVVVRRFVHHQSGYGGHGERGGMLEYVMGLVGRGWVR, encoded by the exons atggATATGATGCTAGGCCCCGAGCCTGAAACCAACACGGCCGACTTTGACGAAAAGCCCATCAAAATGGAGGACCCCATCGACGAGAAACCCCCCGATCCCAAAGACGAAGCCgccgagcaaaagaaaaaagaaatccTAAGAGCATGCAAGACAAGGGACTTTGCCGCCCTCAGAACCCTTGCCGCCTCACCAGGAGGATTTCTAACAGACACCATCCGCCAACAAGCGT GGCCATTACTGCTGggcatcccaccaccatcagacaccaaaccagaagaagaagaagaagaaaaagaagactggaaatccctcccccctcacaaaGACGAATCTCAGGTCCAGCTCGACGTCAACAGAGCCTTTGTCTACTACCCCAACGACCAAAACGACACCCAGCTCTCCCACAgcaaaaccctcctctccaccctcatcatccgcaccctccgccaccacccgtACCTATCCTACTTTCAAGGCTACCACGACATATGCCAAGTCTTGCTGTTGACCCTCCCCCCGGCCCTCCAACCAGCCGCCCTGGCCCACTTGTCACTTTTGCGCATCAGGGATTTTATGCTACCGAACCTCCACCCTGCCATAGCGCAACTGCGACTCCTCCCGGATATCCTGAGATCGTCCGACCCCGAACTATGGCAACATCTGTCATCGACAGAACCTTTTTTTGCGCTGTCGGGGACGTTGACGATGTACGCGCATGACATTACTAGTCTGGGGGAGATCACCAGGCTGTTTGATGTGTTGCTGGCGAGGGATCCGGTTTTCTCATTGTATTTGTTTGCGGCTATTGTTCGCTCCCGCAGAGGGGAACTGCTTGATATACCGGAGGATGAACCGGAGATGTTGCATTCGGTGCTGTCGAAGCTGCCGCAGCCgttggatttggaggggttgatatCTCAGGCGGTGGAGCTGGAACGAGAATACCCgccggaggggttgaggggttgggggagggggattaGTAGGTGGTCGGTTCtgaagacggggaggggggaggggatttaTAGgcaggggttggaggaggggagggaggcgttTGAGAAGCAGGTTAGGGAGCTCgagtggagggagagggtggcaagggtcggggaggtggtgaggaggaataggggggtggtgagggggattGGGTTTGCGGTtttggttgctgtggtgggggtggtggtgaggaggtttgTACATCATCAGTCGGGGTATGGGGGgcatggggagaggggggggatgttggagTATGTGATGGGactggtggggagggggtgggtgaggtag
- the FUN12 gene encoding eukaryotic translation initiation factor 5B (BUSCO:EOG092610ZY; COG:J; EggNog:ENOG503NX6J) yields MPPKKKGNKKANDDWEAEAFGETPTATAAGDAPAGADAPAAEDEAPAGGLMARMKKMKEKRKQKGMNEDWLNEVDTAPEGAASPAAAADEHPAAAPAAPVEASMEDEFALPAKKGGKQQKGVTQVSKAKQAAMAAEKKEEEELAEGGRVLTKAEKEKLKKEREKQRKKEQAAKKKATAPAKAEPAKAEEKKPDSPAPAAAAVAPPPAEPAGGKKKKIPAALAALQKQQEALRRAQEENERIAAEEKARIEEEERREAEEAKRREEEKARKKQKEKERIEQLKKEGKYMTKAQKEEKARNERKLQQMLASGIKVGALAGEEGEEKREKKPKVEKRRGGAMQKKLDEEKALAEAAERARLQAEAAAKEQAEKERIAREKAEKEAAEKAAAAKAAAEDSVDEDWEAAAASDKEEVQDSWDADSDEEGEKTLPSRPKKDEDESESEEEDSDEESSEDEETTAAKLAEEKRKREAAERREKAHQAALAARSADNLRSPICCILGHVDTGKTKLLDKIRQTNVQEGEAGGITQQIGATYFPADAIRQKTAVVNRDGKFELKVPGLLIIDTPGHESFSNLRSRGSSLCNIAILVVDIMHGLEPQTIESMNLLKARKTPFVVALNKIDRLYGWKKIDNNGFQDSLALQSKAVQNEFKNRLDQTKLAFAEQGFNSEVFYENKNMSKYVSLIPTSAHTGEGIPDLLKLIAQLTQERMVGSLMYLSEVEATVLEVKAIEGFGMTIDVILSNGILREGDRIMLCGVEGVIKTNIRALLTPAPLKELRVKSQYVHNKEVKAALGVKISAPGLEGAIAGSRLVVVGPDDDEDDLEEEVEADLASLFSRVEKTGRGVSVQASTLGSLEALLDFLKDCKIPVANVGIGPVYKRDVMQCGVMLEKSPDLAVMLCFDVKVDKEAQQYADEQGIKIFTADIIYHLFDNFTKHQAEQLEKKKEESKMLAVFPCVLSPVAVFNKTNPIVVGVDVVEGALRINTPIAVIKQNPNTGLKEVINIGRVTSIEREHKQIPICKKGQPSVAVKIEMGSHQPTYGRQLEEKDMLYSAISRASINCLKEFYRADMTNDDWQLIIKLKPMFDIA; encoded by the exons ATGCCTCCTAAAAAGAAGGGAAACAAGAAGGCCAACGACGACTGGGAAGCCGAAGCCTTTGGCGAgacccccaccgccaccgccgccggtgaTGCCcctgctggtgctgatgcccccgctgccgaggatgaagccCCTGCCGGCGGCCTCATGGCCCGcatgaagaagatgaaggagaagcgCAAGCAAAAGGGCATGAACGAGGACTGGCTCAACGAGGTTGATACCGCCCCCGAGGGTGccgcttctcctgctgctgctgctgatgagcaccctgctgctgcccctgccGCTCCTGTCGAGGCGAGCATGGAGGATGAGTTTGCTTTGCCTGCTAAGAAGGGCGGGAAGCAACAGAAGGGTGTTACTCAGGTTTCAAAGGCCAAGCAGGCTGCCATGGCGGCCgagaagaaagaggaggaggagttggctgagggggggagggtgttgaccaaggctgagaaggagaaactcaagaaggagagggagaagcagaggaagaaggagcag gctgccaagaagaaggcgactGCCCCTGCAAAGGCCGAGCCTGCtaaggccgaggagaagaagccggATTCTCCTGCCCCCGCGGCCGCTGCTGTCGCCCCACCTCCCGCTGAGCCTGCCggtggcaagaagaagaagattccTGCTGCGCTTGCTGCTCTTCAGAAGCAACAAGAGGCTCTCCGTCGCGCCCAGGAGGAGAATGAGAGAATCGCCGCCGAGGAAAAGGCGAGgatagaggaggaggagcgccgcgaggctgaggaggccaagaggagggaggaggagaaggcgaggaagaagcaaaaggagaaggaaagaatcgagcagctcaagaaggagggcaagtACATGACCAAGGCtcaaaaggaggagaaggcccgTAACGAAAGGAAGCTCCAGCAGATGTTGGCTTCTGGCATCAAGGTTGGCGCTctggctggtgaggagggcgaggagaagagggagaagaagccaaaagttgagaagaggagaggtggtgCTATGCAAAAGAAGCTCGACGAGGAAAAGGCTCttgctgaggctgctgagcGCGCTAGGCTCCAGGCTGAGGCTGCCGCCAAGGAGCAGGCTGAAAAGGAGCGCATTGCTCGtgagaaggctgagaaggaggctgctgagaaggccgctgccgccaaggctgctgctgaggacagcgttgatgaggattgggaggccgccgccgcgtCGGATAAGGAAGAGGTCCAGGACAGCTGGGATGCCGactctgatgaggagggcgagaagaCTCTGCCTTCGAGGCCGAAGAAGGATGAAGACGAGTCCGAgtcggaagaggaagactCTGACGAGGAATCCTCCGAGGACGAAGAGACGACAGCCGCCAAGCTTGccgaggaaaagagaaagagagaggctGCCGAGCGCAGAGAAAAGGCTCACCAGGCCGCTCTTGCTGCCCGGTCTGCGGATAACCTTCGCTCGCCCATCTGCTGCATTCTCGGTCACGTCGATACCGGAAAGACCAAGCTGCTCGACAAGATCCGTCAGACCAACGTCCAGGAGGGCGAAGCTGGCGGTATCACGCAGCAGATTGGTGCTACATACTTCCCTGCCGATGCCATTCGCCAAAAGACTGCCGTCGTCAACCGGGATGGCAAGTTCGAGCTCAAGGTCCCCggtctcctcatcatcgacacACCCGGTCACGAGTCCTTCTCCAACTTGCGTTCCCGTGGTTCGTCTCTGTGCAACATTGCCATCTTGGTGGTCGATATCATGCACGGTCTCGAGCCTCAAACCATCGAGTCGATGAACTTGCTCAAGGCCAGAAAGACTCCCTTCGTTGTCGCCCTCAACAAGATCGATCGTCTCTACGGCTGGAAGAAGATTGACAACAACGGTTTCCAGGACTCGTTGGCTCTGCAGAGCAAGGCCGTCCAGAACGAGTTCAAGAACCGTCTCGACCAGACCAAGCTTGCTTTCGCCGAGCAGGGTTTCAACTCTGAGGTCTTTTACGAGAACAAGAACATGTCCAAATACGTCTCGCTGATCCCCACCTCGGCCCACACCGGCGAGGGCATCCCCGACTTGCTCAAGCTCATTGCTCAGCTTACTCAGGAGAGGATGGTCGGCTCGCTCATGTACTTGTCCGAGGTCGAGGCCACCGTTCTCGAGGTCAAGGCTATCGAGGGTTTTGGTATGACCATCGATGTCATCCTGTCCAACGGCATTCTCAGGGAAGGCGATCGAATCATGCTGTGCGGTGTTGAAGGTGTCATCAAGACGAACATTAGAGCGCTGCTCACGCCGGCTCCCCTCAAGGAGCTGCGTGTCAAGTCTCAGTACGTCCACAacaaggaggtcaaggcgGCTCTGGGTGTGAAGATTTCGGCTCCTGGTCTTGAAGGCGCCATTGCCGGTTCCAGGCTTGTTGTCGTCGGTcctgatgatgacgaggatgacctcgaggaggaggtcgaggccgATCTCGCCTCTCTCTTCAGCCGTGTCGAGAAGACCGGTCGCGGTGTCTCGGTCCAGGCGTCCACCCTTGGTTCCTTGGAAGCCCTGCTTGACTTCCTCAAGGACTGCAAGATTCCCGTTGCCAACGTTGGCATCGGCCCGGTCTACAAGCGCGACGTCATGCAGTGCGGTGTCATGTTGGAGAAGTCGCCTGATCTTGCCGTCATGCTGTGCTTCGACGTCAAGGTCGACAAGGAAGCGCAGCAGTATGCCGATGAGCAGGGCATCAAGATTTTCACTGCCGACATTATCTACCATCTATTTGACAACTTCACCAAGCACCAGGCCgagcagctggagaagaagaaggaggagtccaAGATGCTGGCTGTCTTCCCTTGTGTGTTGTCGCCGGTGGCAGTGTTCAACAAGACGAACCCTAtcgttgttggtgtggatgttgttgagggtgcGTTGAGGATTAACACGCCTATTGCGGTGATTAAGCAGAACCCCAACACcgggttgaaggaggtgatCAATATTGGCAGAGT CACGTCCATCGAGCGTGAGCATAAGCAGATCCCCATCTGCAAAAAGGGCCAGCCGTCGGTTGCCGTCAAGATTGAGATGGGCAGCCACCAGCCGACGTATGGCAGGCAgcttgaggagaaggacatgCTGTACTCTGCCATTTCGAGAGCGAGCATCAACTGCCTCAAGGAGTTTTACCGGGCGGATATGACGAATGATGACTGGCAATTGATTATCAAGCTGAAGCCCATGTTTGACATTGCTTAA
- a CDS encoding hypothetical protein (EggNog:ENOG503NWBE; COG:S) — protein sequence MAFQTNVLRDGQWVTETINVQSIVKSQQVDAAPQQQVLKPPRCGLLTRTIVESPFINSILPVRIRSPLHNDVAFIGDHFVQIRELRRDGRLKDIVRKVNFGSRIRNACVVGSFDIKTEEEQDALSSQPPIKLEDSQFGLPPRLPPQMLMVALESGDSVFMFVRSDSNGEPEFVTTHFVSPKQRLAHPGFHVVVDPSSRYMALAYAEDFFVVYELESRERLEEKYANGEPLQSPVRSFRLRSVNGVIHKITFLYPRPGDQNHVILLLIVVRHRKSRMVIYEWKLGDDLKMVFAEDKQGHRMPVENQMPLLLIPLTVQSAFIVISPHQIDVCTECLHGPPSFETIEMSSPPPTPTHHGAHLPLWTAWTRPFRLASYFETRDCIFLAREDGVVVYFEADKDSTVERVTPMDTFNCNISTAFACVYDRYADVLILGSDSGPGGVHKICPRVPIEFLEALPNWSPAVDFASTAHVTEWHRDGDKAQKAALLKGPLPRPDRLFATCEGGRKGSITEYRYGLKANIAFDLAFEPGIKQAWLIPTGDGYQIIISMPDATSVLQLPSDFSSADLVAAGQTPYNLSGSTLAFSHSGPFTVQVTTQGAVLTLPRDHRSYRYDEFSGLEGCSVSDACILDGCIAVSAHDKGSNTFQVHVFKMERSHLGLGHVRTVEVGGEVNSLALTEDFTLLVGTLNESGPALVRCSLQQATNNLEVISVPEILAKHTSIEDPSSVEGIGSIVSLGSTIFLGTRSGEVISLTTSADSCAVNCEKFGITSAKLNCAHITGQSNPVLLLTCDNNLLYLGLNPASRYHDRENKFSKKIRIFPVDPSHLDALAPPVQFASAVDVPSEDGITQLLLISNETILLTELHPTPGCVPRSIPLDGTPNKLIWSSKLSCLITAVNYSAKPSLAFINPNTGEDIGVPTDRNDNPTDFIHGLGKQGDVILALTEWRYKTYFYLLVGTRKGRLLVVSVKRDKETGRIRYWMRWKKEFEQPVYSVLGHGEGVVMCVGQSVRWEVLDEGEKRLRHERSFELESAGVGLRVENGRLVVLTGRDSVVVLEDGGGGGGKGMCNADPMRRNGVSMVEVAGTEGVDDKEGGITLVSDRECGVGGLWVPWRQVDRECEVVFEAELTASVRKFQRGRTRPVWEQGVGRRFGRLLGSFDDAETLGTSLNGALHHFTTLDLKTWRFLRFVQNLALLDGEVTPFLSRYSQQGGAWNNNPEPRVDNGLEMQVDGDLLMRILEGEGKGELERVVRNYERRFAELLGEVEGVGEVNDDVGKVFGKAYEVLEYFLRPVL from the exons atggcCTTCCAGACAAACGTTCTTCGGGACGGCCAGTGGGTGACCGAAACCATCAACGTGCAGTCCATCGTCAAGAGCCAACAAGTCGACGCTgccccccagcaacaagtCCTCAAGCCACCAAGGTGCGGCTTGCTCACCCGGACCATTGTTGAGAGCCCCTTCATAAACTCCATCCTGCCCGTCAGGATACGGTCGCCCCTCCACAACGACGTCGCTTTTATTGGGGACCACTTTGTTCAGATTCGTGAGCTGCGCCGAGATGGACGTCTCAAGGACATCGTCAGGAAGGTCAACTTTGGGTCTCGGATACGAAACGCCTGCGTCGTTGGCAGCTTCGACATCAAGACAGAAGAGGAACAAGATGCTCTTTCTTCTCAACCGCCCATCAAGCTGGAGGACAGCCAGTTTGGGCTTCCTCCCAGGCTCCCACCGCAGATGCTGATGGTGGCCCTGGAGAGTGGTGACAGCGTCTTTATGTTCGTCCGTTCCGACTCCAACGGTGAGCCAGAATTTGTTACCACGCACTTCGTGAGTCCGAAGCAGCGGCTGGCTCACCCAGGCTTCCACGTCGTGGTCGACCCCAGCTCGCGATACATGGCTCTGGCCTACGCCGAGGATTTCTTCGTGGTCTATGAGCTTGAATCACGGGAGCGCTTGGAGGAGAAGTACGCCAACGGCGAACCTTTACAGTCCCCAGTGAGATCATTCCGTCTGCGGAGCGTGAACGGGGTTATTCACAAGATTACCTTCCTATATCCACGACCGGGCGACCAGAATCACGTCATCCTACTCCTGATCGTGGTCAGACATCGAAAGTCCCGCATGGTGATTTACGAGTGGAAGCTCGGGGATGACCTGAAAATGGTATTTGCCGAGGACAAACAGGGCCATCGCATGCCCGTGGAGAATCAGATGCCTCTGCTGCTCATTCCTCTGACCGTCCAGTCGGCTTTTATCGTCATATCACCTCACCAGATTGATGTATGCACCGAGTGCCTTCATGGACCGCCCAGCTTCGAGACCATCGAGAtgtcctctcctcccccgacgcCTACCCACCACGGCGCTCACCTACCGCTATGGACAGCATGGACGAGACCTTTCCGGCTCGCCTCTTACTTTGAAACACGGGACTGCATCTTTCTTGCACGGGAAGACGGCGTGGTTGTGTACTTTGAGGCCGACAAGGACAGCACAGTGGAGCGTGTGACGCCTATGGACACTTTTAATTGCAACATCTCGACCGCATTTGCCTGTGTTTACGATCGATACGCCGACGTACTCATTCTGGGCAGCGACTCGGGTCCGGGGGGTGTTCACAAGATCTGTCCACGAGTTCCCATCGAGTTTCTCGAGGCGTTGCCCAACTGGTCTCCTGCGGTGGACTTTGCCTCTACAGCGCATGTTACCGAGTGGCATCGGGATGGCGACAAAGCGCAAAAGGCAGCGCTTCTAAAAGGTCCGCTGCCACGACCTGATCGACTGTTTGCGACGTGTGAGGGTGGCAGGAAGGGGTCGATTACCGAGTACAGATACGGGTTGAAGGCCAATATCGCGTTTGATCTTGCGTTTGAGCCTGGTATCAAGCAAGCCTGGCTGATCCCTACGGGTGATGGTTATCAGATCATCATATCCATGCCGGACGCCACGTCGGTCTTGCAGCTCCCTTCAGACTTCAGCAGCGCTGATCTCGTTGCGGCCGGCCAGACGCCTTATAATCTGAGCGGTTCGACGTTGGCGTTTTCTCACTCTGGCCCGTTTACGGTCCAGGTCACAACACAGGGGGCTGTGCTTACCCTGCCTCGTGATCATCGATCATATCGATATGATGAGTTTTCTGGGCTTGAGGGGTGTTCAGTGTCTGATGCGTGCATCTTGGATGGTTGTATTGCGGTGTCGGCTCATGACAAGGGTAGCAATACGTTCCAAGTCCATGTCTTCAAGATGGAGCGGTCTCATCTTGGTCTCGGGCATGTGAGGACGGtagaggtgggtggtgaagTGAACAGTCTGGCGTTGACCGAGGATTTTACTCTGCTGGTTGGGACGTTGAATGAATCTGGGCCGGCGTTGGTGCGGTGTTCGCTGCAGCAGGCCACGAATAACCTGGAGGTGATTTCTGTTCCGGAAA TCCTGGCCAAACACACGAGCATCGAGGACCCATCCTCGGTCGAGGGAATCGGCAGCATCGTTTCTCTAGGCAGCACCATCTTTCTCGGCACCCGAAGCGGAGAGGTCATCAGCCTAACCACCAGCGCCGACTCGTGCGCTGTCAACTGCGAGAAATTCGGAATCACGTCTGCCAAACTAAACTGCGCCCACATCACCGGCCAATCGaaccccgtcctcctcctcacctgcGATAACAACCTTTTGTACCTCGGCCTGAACCCTGCCTCCCGCTACCACGACCGAGAGAACAAATTCAGCAAGAAAATCCGGATCTTTCCGGTCGACCCAAGCCACCTCGACGCTCTCGCCCCCCCAGTCCAATTCGCCTCAGCAGTTGACGTGCCGTCCGAAGATGGGATAAcgcagctcctcctcatatCCAACGAAACGATTCTCCTGACAGAACTGCACCCCACCCCGGGGTGTGTCCCGCGATCGATCCCCCTCGACGGCACGCCCAACAAGCTGATCTGGTCGAGCAAACTCAGCTGCCTGATCACGGCGGTGAATTACTCTGCCAAACCGAGCCTGGCGTTTATAAACCCTAACACGGGGGAGGACATCGGGGTGCCTACCGATCGAAACGACAACCCGACTGATTTTATTCATGGGCTAGGAAAGCAAGGGGATGTCATACTTGCGCTGACGGAGTGGAGGTATAAAACGTATTTTTATCTTTTGGTCGGGACGAGGAAGGGAcggttgttggttgtgagCGTCAAGAGGGATAAGGAGACGGGTCGGATACGGTACtggatgaggtggaagaaggagttTGAGCAGCCGGTGTATTCGGTTCTTGGgcatggggagggggtggtgatgtgtgtCGGGCAGAGCGTCAGGTGGGAGGTTTTggacgagggggagaagaggttgaggcaTGAGAGGAGCTTTGAGCTGGAGTcggcgggggttgggttgagggtggagaatgggaggttggtggtgctgacgGGGAGGGATTCGgttgtggtgctggaggatggtggtggtggtgggggaaaggggatgtGCAATGCTGATCCGATGCGGAGGAACGGGGTCAGCatggttgaggttgcggggacggaaggggtggatgataaggagggggggatcaCGCTTGTGAGTGACAGGGAGTGTGGGGTCGGGGGGTTGTGGGTGCCGTGGAGGCAGGTGGACAGGGAGTGTGAGGTTGTTTTTGAGGCGGAGCTCACGGCGAGTGTGAGGAAGTTccagagggggaggacgaggccgGTTTGGGAgcagggggtggggaggaggtttgggaggCTGCTTGGGTCGTTTGATGATGCGGAGACGTTGGGGACTTCGCTCAATGGGGCGCTTCACCACTTCACTACGCTTGATCTCAAGACGTGGAGGTTTTTGAGGTTTGTGCAGAATTTGGCGCtgctggatggggaggtgacgCCTTTTTTGAGTCGGTATAGTCAGCAGGGAGGGGCTTGGAATAATAACCCGGAGCCGAGGGTGGATAATGGGTTGGAGATGCAGGTTGATGGGGACTTGCTGATGAGGAttctggagggggaggggaagggggagttggagagggttgtgAGGAATTATGAGAGAAGATTTGCGGagttgttgggggaggtggagggggtgggtgaggtgaaTGATGATGTGGGAAAGGTGTTTGGGAAGGCATACGAGGTTTTGGAGTACTTTTTGAGGCCGGTGTTATGA